Proteins from one Dromiciops gliroides isolate mDroGli1 chromosome 6, mDroGli1.pri, whole genome shotgun sequence genomic window:
- the AASDH gene encoding beta-alanine-activating enzyme isoform X8, which produces MLQDSGRGSWLHSGVAEGISQVESCAVIWYRQERLILFVVTKDGLVKDGILGELQKHIPSYAVPDDVMVIEALPFTSHGKIDVSELTKIYFNYINLKSNSNLKGKEELWERLQYLWKSSLRLLEDPLEVSKDSLFLSNGGDSLKALWFNNEIEHLVGRAIPGLLEVILSCCILDIYNHILQAVFPDEDIPLSRSYCTKRKFSVMNRGEIIGKYVDQKSGRPVNSGKEQNAFIALSRGNQILFVNVSESLKNSLSMRQTGTKLGKYPSASSDLISSEESSFIKNVTSKSPLPVTGKMDGAEEISPVSKISEDETSVRASEKIKLCVRWKSNTGKCVDSSPLIVISLLNQSSATVYIGSHSHRIQAIDLSSGKVKWEQILGDRIESSACLSHCGNFIIVGCYNGLIYVLRNSNGKIHWTFATKDTVKSSATTDPSTGLIYVGSHDHHAYALDIYKETCVWKSYCEGTVFSSPCLSLVPHHLYIATLKGVLLALNPASGNRVWTHYCGKPLFSSPQCNLQYVFVGCVDGNLYCFNHMGQLVWQVSTNGPVFSSPCISGSMKQEIFFGSHDCFVYCYDMEGHFQWKFETTASIYAIPFTFYNHNLSSEMLLAAASTDGKLWILDAKRGHLQTIHKLPGEVFSSPVVWQSMLVVGCRDDYVYCLDLLGVTEK; this is translated from the exons ATGTTACAGGATTCCGGAAGAGGATCTTGGCTCCACTCTGGG GTTGCTGAAGGAATTTCTCAGGTAGAATCCTGTGCAGTTATATGGTATCGTCAGGAAAGATTAATTCTGTTTGTGGTGACCAAAGATGGTTTAGTGAAGGATGGTATTTTAGGAGAACTTCAAAAACATATTCCAAGTTATGCAGTCCCAGATGATGTCATGGTGATTGAAGCCTTACCATTTACATCTCATG gcAAAATCGATGTGTCTGAGTTAACCAAGATTTACTTTAACTACATAAATTTGAAGTCTAATAGTAAcctcaaaggaaaagaggaaCTATGGGAAAGATTACAATACTTATGGAAG TCATCTCTGAGACTTCTGGAAGATCCTTTGGAAGTTTCTAAAGATTCACTATTCCTTAGTAATGGTGGTGATTCCTTAAAGGCCCTTTGGTTCAATAATGAGATTGAACATCTGGTAGGTAGAGCGATACCCGGACTTCTAGAAGTTATTCTCAGTTGCTGCATCTTAGATATCTATAATCACATTCTCCAAGCAGTGTTTCCAGATGAAGATATACCACTCAGTAGGAGTTACTgcacaaaaagaaaattcagtgtCATGAATAGAGGAGAAATAATTGGCAAATATGTAGATCAGAAGTCTGGAAGGCCTGTGAATTCTGGCAAAGAGCAAAATGCTTTTATTGCATTGAGCAGAGGAAATCAGATTTTGTTTGTCAATGTCTCTGAGTCTTTAAAGAATTCCCTAAGTATGAGACAGACAGGAACCAAGTTAGGAAAATATCCTTCAGCATCTTCTGATTTAATTTCATCTGAAGAGTCCAGTTTTATTAAAAATGTGACAAGTAAAAGCCCTTTACCAGTTACTGGGAAGATGGATGGTGCAGAAGAGATCAGCCCTGTGTCAAAAATTTCAGAAGATGAGACTTCCGTGAGAGCGTCTGAGAAAATAAAGTTATGTGTCAGGTGGAAGTCCAATACTGGCAAATGTGTGGATTCTtcacctctcattgtaatatcACTTCTCAATCAATCATCTGCAACTGTCTACATTGGATCCCATTCTCACAGGATACAAGCAATCGATCTCTCTTCTGGGAAAGTGAAATGGGAACAGATCTTGGGAGATCGCATTGAATCCTCAGCTTGTCTCTCTCACTGTGGAAATTTCATTATAGTGG GTTGCTACAATGGTTTAATTTATGTACTCAGAAACAGTAATGGAAAAATACATTGGACATTTGCCACCAAAGATACTGTTAAAAGCTCTGCAACCACGGATCCATCCACAGGCCTCATCTATGTGGGATCTCATGACCATCATGCATATGCTTTGGATATTTAT AAGGAGACCTGTGTTTGGAAGTCATATTGTGAAGGAACTGTCTTTTCTTCACCATGTCTAAGCCTGGTACCCCATCACTTATATATTGCTACACTGAAAGGAGTTCTACTGGCCTTAAATCCT GCTTCTGGAAATAGAGTTTGGACACATTACTGTGGAaaacctcttttctcttctccacaaTGCAACTTGCAGTATGTTTTTGTTGGTTGTGTGGATGGGAATTTATACTGCTTTAACCACATGGGacaactg GTTTGGCAGGTTTCTACTAATGGACCAGTCTTTTCATCCCCTTGCATCTCTGGTTCAATGAAGCAAGAAATCTTTTTTGGCTCCCATGATTGCTTTGTCTACTGTTATGATATGGAAGGACATTTCCAATGGAAATTTGAGACTACTGCAAGTATATATGCAATACCATTTACTTTCTACAATCACAATCTAAGCAGTGAAATGCTGCTAGCAGCAGCATCTACTGATGGAAAACTATGGATCTTGGATGCTAAAAGAGGACACTTACAAACAATACATAAGCTTCCTGGAGAAGTTTTCTCATCTCCTGTGGTCTGGCAATCAATGCTTGTTGTGGGGTGTCGAGATGATTATGTATATTGTTTGGATTTGTTGGGTGTTACTGAAAAGTAA
- the AASDH gene encoding beta-alanine-activating enzyme isoform X6, translating into MTLFEITQEDILFMASPLTFDPSVVEIFLALTSGASLLIVPNAIKMLPSKLATVLFHNHHVTVLQATPTLLRRFGSQLIKSSVLSATTSLRVLALGGEAFPSLSVLRSWREEGNKTQIFNIYGITEVSAWATCYRIPEEDLGSTLGVESPVQLGSPLLGTVVEVRDTNGLTVQEGEGQVFLGGEKRVCFLDDEIILPFGTMRATGDFVTVKDETMFFLGRQDSQIKRHGKRVNIECVQQVAEGISQVESCAVIWYRQERLILFVVTKDGLVKDGILGELQKHIPSYAVPDDVMVIEALPFTSHGKIDVSELTKIYFNYINLKSNSNLKGKEELWERLQYLWKSSLRLLEDPLEVSKDSLFLSNGGDSLKALWFNNEIEHLVGRAIPGLLEVILSCCILDIYNHILQAVFPDEDIPLSRSYCTKRKFSVMNRGEIIGKYVDQKSGRPVNSGKEQNAFIALSRGNQILFVNVSESLKNSLSMRQTGTKLGKYPSASSDLISSEESSFIKNVTSKSPLPVTGKMDGAEEISPVSKISEDETSVRASEKIKLCVRWKSNTGKCVDSSPLIVISLLNQSSATVYIGSHSHRIQAIDLSSGKVKWEQILGDRIESSACLSHCGNFIIVGCYNGLIYVLRNSNGKIHWTFATKDTVKSSATTDPSTGLIYVGSHDHHAYALDIYKETCVWKSYCEGTVFSSPCLSLVPHHLYIATLKGVLLALNPASGNRVWTHYCGKPLFSSPQCNLQYVFVGCVDGNLYCFNHMGQLVWQVSTNGPVFSSPCISGSMKQEIFFGSHDCFVYCYDMEGHFQWKFETTASIYAIPFTFYNHNLSSEMLLAAASTDGKLWILDAKRGHLQTIHKLPGEVFSSPVVWQSMLVVGCRDDYVYCLDLLGVTEK; encoded by the exons gacACTGTTTGAGATCACACAAGAAGATATTCTTTTCATGGCTTCCCCTTTGACATTTGATCCATCTGTTGTGGAGATATTTCTTGCTTTGACAAGTGGAGCATCTCTGCTTATAGTTCCCAATGCTATTAAAATGCTGCCATCAAAATTAGCTACTGTTCTATTTCACAATCACCACGTGACAGTTCTCCAG GCTACACCAACACTGCTTAGAAGATTTGGATCTCAGCTCATCAAGTCATCTGTGTTATCAGCCACAACTTCACTTCGTGTATTAGCCCTTGGTGGTGAAGCATTCCCATCATTGAgtgttctcagaagctggagGGAAGAAGGCAATAAAACTCAAATATTTAATATCTATGGTATCACAGAAGTATCCGCCTGGGCAACATGTTACAGGATTCCGGAAGAGGATCTTGGCTCCACTCTGGG AGTTGAGTCCCCTGTGCAATTGGGATCTCCACTGCTCGGAACAGTAGTCGAAGTCAGAGACACAAATGGTTTGACAGTTCAAGAAGGCGAAGGCCAAGTTTTTTTAG GTGGTGAGAAGCGGGTATGTTTTCTTGATGATGAAATAATTCTACCTTTTGGCACAATGAGAGCAACTGGTGATTTTGTTACTGTGAAAGACGAAACAATGTTTTTCTTGGGGCGGCAAGACAGTCAAATTAAACGTCATGGCAAACGTGTTAATATTGAATGTGTACAGCAG GTTGCTGAAGGAATTTCTCAGGTAGAATCCTGTGCAGTTATATGGTATCGTCAGGAAAGATTAATTCTGTTTGTGGTGACCAAAGATGGTTTAGTGAAGGATGGTATTTTAGGAGAACTTCAAAAACATATTCCAAGTTATGCAGTCCCAGATGATGTCATGGTGATTGAAGCCTTACCATTTACATCTCATG gcAAAATCGATGTGTCTGAGTTAACCAAGATTTACTTTAACTACATAAATTTGAAGTCTAATAGTAAcctcaaaggaaaagaggaaCTATGGGAAAGATTACAATACTTATGGAAG TCATCTCTGAGACTTCTGGAAGATCCTTTGGAAGTTTCTAAAGATTCACTATTCCTTAGTAATGGTGGTGATTCCTTAAAGGCCCTTTGGTTCAATAATGAGATTGAACATCTGGTAGGTAGAGCGATACCCGGACTTCTAGAAGTTATTCTCAGTTGCTGCATCTTAGATATCTATAATCACATTCTCCAAGCAGTGTTTCCAGATGAAGATATACCACTCAGTAGGAGTTACTgcacaaaaagaaaattcagtgtCATGAATAGAGGAGAAATAATTGGCAAATATGTAGATCAGAAGTCTGGAAGGCCTGTGAATTCTGGCAAAGAGCAAAATGCTTTTATTGCATTGAGCAGAGGAAATCAGATTTTGTTTGTCAATGTCTCTGAGTCTTTAAAGAATTCCCTAAGTATGAGACAGACAGGAACCAAGTTAGGAAAATATCCTTCAGCATCTTCTGATTTAATTTCATCTGAAGAGTCCAGTTTTATTAAAAATGTGACAAGTAAAAGCCCTTTACCAGTTACTGGGAAGATGGATGGTGCAGAAGAGATCAGCCCTGTGTCAAAAATTTCAGAAGATGAGACTTCCGTGAGAGCGTCTGAGAAAATAAAGTTATGTGTCAGGTGGAAGTCCAATACTGGCAAATGTGTGGATTCTtcacctctcattgtaatatcACTTCTCAATCAATCATCTGCAACTGTCTACATTGGATCCCATTCTCACAGGATACAAGCAATCGATCTCTCTTCTGGGAAAGTGAAATGGGAACAGATCTTGGGAGATCGCATTGAATCCTCAGCTTGTCTCTCTCACTGTGGAAATTTCATTATAGTGG GTTGCTACAATGGTTTAATTTATGTACTCAGAAACAGTAATGGAAAAATACATTGGACATTTGCCACCAAAGATACTGTTAAAAGCTCTGCAACCACGGATCCATCCACAGGCCTCATCTATGTGGGATCTCATGACCATCATGCATATGCTTTGGATATTTAT AAGGAGACCTGTGTTTGGAAGTCATATTGTGAAGGAACTGTCTTTTCTTCACCATGTCTAAGCCTGGTACCCCATCACTTATATATTGCTACACTGAAAGGAGTTCTACTGGCCTTAAATCCT GCTTCTGGAAATAGAGTTTGGACACATTACTGTGGAaaacctcttttctcttctccacaaTGCAACTTGCAGTATGTTTTTGTTGGTTGTGTGGATGGGAATTTATACTGCTTTAACCACATGGGacaactg GTTTGGCAGGTTTCTACTAATGGACCAGTCTTTTCATCCCCTTGCATCTCTGGTTCAATGAAGCAAGAAATCTTTTTTGGCTCCCATGATTGCTTTGTCTACTGTTATGATATGGAAGGACATTTCCAATGGAAATTTGAGACTACTGCAAGTATATATGCAATACCATTTACTTTCTACAATCACAATCTAAGCAGTGAAATGCTGCTAGCAGCAGCATCTACTGATGGAAAACTATGGATCTTGGATGCTAAAAGAGGACACTTACAAACAATACATAAGCTTCCTGGAGAAGTTTTCTCATCTCCTGTGGTCTGGCAATCAATGCTTGTTGTGGGGTGTCGAGATGATTATGTATATTGTTTGGATTTGTTGGGTGTTACTGAAAAGTAA
- the AASDH gene encoding beta-alanine-activating enzyme isoform X7, with amino-acid sequence MASPLTFDPSVVEIFLALTSGASLLIVPNAIKMLPSKLATVLFHNHHVTVLQATPTLLRRFGSQLIKSSVLSATTSLRVLALGGEAFPSLSVLRSWREEGNKTQIFNIYGITEVSAWATCYRIPEEDLGSTLGVESPVQLGSPLLGTVVEVRDTNGLTVQEGEGQVFLGGEKRVCFLDDEIILPFGTMRATGDFVTVKDETMFFLGRQDSQIKRHGKRVNIECVQQVAEGISQVESCAVIWYRQERLILFVVTKDGLVKDGILGELQKHIPSYAVPDDVMVIEALPFTSHGKIDVSELTKIYFNYINLKSNSNLKGKEELWERLQYLWKSSLRLLEDPLEVSKDSLFLSNGGDSLKALWFNNEIEHLVGRAIPGLLEVILSCCILDIYNHILQAVFPDEDIPLSRSYCTKRKFSVMNRGEIIGKYVDQKSGRPVNSGKEQNAFIALSRGNQILFVNVSESLKNSLSMRQTGTKLGKYPSASSDLISSEESSFIKNVTSKSPLPVTGKMDGAEEISPVSKISEDETSVRASEKIKLCVRWKSNTGKCVDSSPLIVISLLNQSSATVYIGSHSHRIQAIDLSSGKVKWEQILGDRIESSACLSHCGNFIIVGCYNGLIYVLRNSNGKIHWTFATKDTVKSSATTDPSTGLIYVGSHDHHAYALDIYKETCVWKSYCEGTVFSSPCLSLVPHHLYIATLKGVLLALNPASGNRVWTHYCGKPLFSSPQCNLQYVFVGCVDGNLYCFNHMGQLVWQVSTNGPVFSSPCISGSMKQEIFFGSHDCFVYCYDMEGHFQWKFETTASIYAIPFTFYNHNLSSEMLLAAASTDGKLWILDAKRGHLQTIHKLPGEVFSSPVVWQSMLVVGCRDDYVYCLDLLGVTEK; translated from the exons ATGGCTTCCCCTTTGACATTTGATCCATCTGTTGTGGAGATATTTCTTGCTTTGACAAGTGGAGCATCTCTGCTTATAGTTCCCAATGCTATTAAAATGCTGCCATCAAAATTAGCTACTGTTCTATTTCACAATCACCACGTGACAGTTCTCCAG GCTACACCAACACTGCTTAGAAGATTTGGATCTCAGCTCATCAAGTCATCTGTGTTATCAGCCACAACTTCACTTCGTGTATTAGCCCTTGGTGGTGAAGCATTCCCATCATTGAgtgttctcagaagctggagGGAAGAAGGCAATAAAACTCAAATATTTAATATCTATGGTATCACAGAAGTATCCGCCTGGGCAACATGTTACAGGATTCCGGAAGAGGATCTTGGCTCCACTCTGGG AGTTGAGTCCCCTGTGCAATTGGGATCTCCACTGCTCGGAACAGTAGTCGAAGTCAGAGACACAAATGGTTTGACAGTTCAAGAAGGCGAAGGCCAAGTTTTTTTAG GTGGTGAGAAGCGGGTATGTTTTCTTGATGATGAAATAATTCTACCTTTTGGCACAATGAGAGCAACTGGTGATTTTGTTACTGTGAAAGACGAAACAATGTTTTTCTTGGGGCGGCAAGACAGTCAAATTAAACGTCATGGCAAACGTGTTAATATTGAATGTGTACAGCAG GTTGCTGAAGGAATTTCTCAGGTAGAATCCTGTGCAGTTATATGGTATCGTCAGGAAAGATTAATTCTGTTTGTGGTGACCAAAGATGGTTTAGTGAAGGATGGTATTTTAGGAGAACTTCAAAAACATATTCCAAGTTATGCAGTCCCAGATGATGTCATGGTGATTGAAGCCTTACCATTTACATCTCATG gcAAAATCGATGTGTCTGAGTTAACCAAGATTTACTTTAACTACATAAATTTGAAGTCTAATAGTAAcctcaaaggaaaagaggaaCTATGGGAAAGATTACAATACTTATGGAAG TCATCTCTGAGACTTCTGGAAGATCCTTTGGAAGTTTCTAAAGATTCACTATTCCTTAGTAATGGTGGTGATTCCTTAAAGGCCCTTTGGTTCAATAATGAGATTGAACATCTGGTAGGTAGAGCGATACCCGGACTTCTAGAAGTTATTCTCAGTTGCTGCATCTTAGATATCTATAATCACATTCTCCAAGCAGTGTTTCCAGATGAAGATATACCACTCAGTAGGAGTTACTgcacaaaaagaaaattcagtgtCATGAATAGAGGAGAAATAATTGGCAAATATGTAGATCAGAAGTCTGGAAGGCCTGTGAATTCTGGCAAAGAGCAAAATGCTTTTATTGCATTGAGCAGAGGAAATCAGATTTTGTTTGTCAATGTCTCTGAGTCTTTAAAGAATTCCCTAAGTATGAGACAGACAGGAACCAAGTTAGGAAAATATCCTTCAGCATCTTCTGATTTAATTTCATCTGAAGAGTCCAGTTTTATTAAAAATGTGACAAGTAAAAGCCCTTTACCAGTTACTGGGAAGATGGATGGTGCAGAAGAGATCAGCCCTGTGTCAAAAATTTCAGAAGATGAGACTTCCGTGAGAGCGTCTGAGAAAATAAAGTTATGTGTCAGGTGGAAGTCCAATACTGGCAAATGTGTGGATTCTtcacctctcattgtaatatcACTTCTCAATCAATCATCTGCAACTGTCTACATTGGATCCCATTCTCACAGGATACAAGCAATCGATCTCTCTTCTGGGAAAGTGAAATGGGAACAGATCTTGGGAGATCGCATTGAATCCTCAGCTTGTCTCTCTCACTGTGGAAATTTCATTATAGTGG GTTGCTACAATGGTTTAATTTATGTACTCAGAAACAGTAATGGAAAAATACATTGGACATTTGCCACCAAAGATACTGTTAAAAGCTCTGCAACCACGGATCCATCCACAGGCCTCATCTATGTGGGATCTCATGACCATCATGCATATGCTTTGGATATTTAT AAGGAGACCTGTGTTTGGAAGTCATATTGTGAAGGAACTGTCTTTTCTTCACCATGTCTAAGCCTGGTACCCCATCACTTATATATTGCTACACTGAAAGGAGTTCTACTGGCCTTAAATCCT GCTTCTGGAAATAGAGTTTGGACACATTACTGTGGAaaacctcttttctcttctccacaaTGCAACTTGCAGTATGTTTTTGTTGGTTGTGTGGATGGGAATTTATACTGCTTTAACCACATGGGacaactg GTTTGGCAGGTTTCTACTAATGGACCAGTCTTTTCATCCCCTTGCATCTCTGGTTCAATGAAGCAAGAAATCTTTTTTGGCTCCCATGATTGCTTTGTCTACTGTTATGATATGGAAGGACATTTCCAATGGAAATTTGAGACTACTGCAAGTATATATGCAATACCATTTACTTTCTACAATCACAATCTAAGCAGTGAAATGCTGCTAGCAGCAGCATCTACTGATGGAAAACTATGGATCTTGGATGCTAAAAGAGGACACTTACAAACAATACATAAGCTTCCTGGAGAAGTTTTCTCATCTCCTGTGGTCTGGCAATCAATGCTTGTTGTGGGGTGTCGAGATGATTATGTATATTGTTTGGATTTGTTGGGTGTTACTGAAAAGTAA